The Bacteroidales bacterium genome window below encodes:
- a CDS encoding NAD(P)H-hydrate dehydratase has protein sequence MKIFTTKQISIIDQYTIKNEPIPSIDLMERASEQLCKYVLKHFPKTQSFAICCGFGNNGGDGLALARILHQQNYRVRVLHFNIKEKQSPDNITNYNRCKELGIHIVESVHATDYQFDKDEIIIDALFGSGLKNPLEGPIVSIIQKINESGCKVIAIDIPSGLMGEDNRTHNSFNIIKAHLTLTLEFPKLSFFFPENEPYVGKWEIIPIFLHPDAKEKEHSNYFYITPSLLRSIFKARSKFTEKRQVGHGLLYAGSKGKMGAAVLAAKAAIRSGAGLISVWIPESERFIIQSTVPEILLKTYKEKDNTYEYDFHIFNAIASGCAIGTDSQAFDKIQILLKEQQKPLVLDADALNLISKYPDMLNQLSPNTILTPHIREFDRLFGEHYSHFERFLTAQKKAQEYKLIIILKGAYTQIHLPDGTTYFNSTGNQGMATAGSGDVLTGILLGLLAQGYSPQNAAIIATYIHGLAADYALKKQSYESLIASDIIKYLGKAFNTTFYYF, from the coding sequence ATGAAAATTTTTACAACAAAACAAATCAGTATAATTGACCAATACACCATTAAAAACGAACCCATACCATCGATAGATTTAATGGAAAGAGCTTCGGAACAACTCTGCAAATATGTTTTAAAACATTTTCCTAAAACACAATCTTTTGCTATTTGCTGTGGATTTGGGAACAATGGTGGAGATGGCTTAGCCTTAGCCAGAATACTTCACCAACAAAATTACCGCGTAAGGGTTTTACATTTTAACATTAAAGAAAAACAATCGCCTGATAATATAACAAATTATAACCGCTGTAAAGAATTAGGTATCCATATCGTAGAGTCAGTTCATGCAACTGATTATCAATTCGATAAAGATGAAATAATTATAGACGCTCTTTTTGGAAGTGGTTTAAAAAATCCATTAGAAGGCCCTATTGTATCTATAATTCAAAAAATTAATGAATCTGGATGCAAGGTTATTGCCATTGATATACCAAGTGGATTAATGGGCGAGGATAATCGCACCCATAATTCATTTAATATTATTAAAGCCCATCTTACGCTCACTTTAGAGTTTCCCAAACTATCCTTTTTTTTTCCTGAAAACGAACCCTATGTTGGCAAATGGGAAATTATACCTATATTTTTACATCCCGATGCTAAAGAAAAAGAACACTCCAATTACTTTTATATTACGCCCTCATTATTAAGGTCAATTTTTAAGGCACGCTCAAAATTCACAGAAAAACGTCAAGTTGGTCATGGGCTTTTGTATGCTGGAAGCAAAGGAAAAATGGGAGCTGCTGTTTTAGCGGCTAAAGCGGCTATACGATCGGGTGCCGGCCTCATCAGCGTATGGATACCTGAATCTGAACGCTTCATTATTCAATCTACCGTTCCTGAAATATTGCTCAAAACCTATAAGGAAAAAGATAATACTTACGAATACGACTTTCATATATTTAACGCCATTGCATCAGGTTGTGCTATTGGTACCGATTCTCAAGCGTTTGATAAAATTCAAATACTTTTAAAAGAACAACAAAAGCCTCTCGTTTTAGATGCCGATGCTTTAAACCTAATATCAAAATACCCAGATATGCTAAATCAACTTTCACCCAACACTATTCTTACGCCCCATATACGCGAATTTGATCGATTATTTGGTGAACATTACAGTCATTTCGAACGATTTTTAACGGCTCAAAAAAAGGCACAAGAATACAAGCTCATCATTATATTAAAAGGAGCATATACACAAATTCATTTGCCTGACGGAACTACTTATTTTAATTCTACGGGGAATCAAGGTATGGCAACCGCTGGAAGTGGCGATGTACTAACAGGAATATTGCTTGGACTTTTAGCACAAGGCTACTCACCCCAAAATGCAGCCATTATTGCTACCTATATTCATGGATTAGCAGCTGATTATGCCCTTAAAAAACAAAGTTACGAATCGCTCATTGCATCTGATATTATAAAATATTTAGGAAAAGCGTTTAACACTACTTTTTACTATTTTTAA
- a CDS encoding Omp28 family outer membrane lipoprotein, whose translation MKNVRYIFPVLILAVLTSFMACDKIDAPYKETHNTGTDTTTYVQKVLIEDFTGHRCGNCPRAHEKLHQLIVLYGNKIIGIALHSGFFATPLPPSYPADFRTNEAEELATTFGVTQWPIGMVNRTAYNGSVLLSHDAWSEAVANLINQTPKVHIAIQANYQNASSKVDASISIKLLQNIDVPLKLCVYLTEDSIISAQTDYDVNPNLIPDYVHMHVFRASFNGTWGNELSLSGKQVGDTLLRQFNLSWNTAWIKKNAHVVAFIYNANDNTVIQSEQASIQ comes from the coding sequence ATGAAAAATGTCAGATATATATTTCCGGTTTTAATTCTTGCCGTTTTAACCTCTTTTATGGCATGTGATAAGATTGATGCGCCTTATAAAGAAACTCATAATACAGGAACTGACACAACTACTTATGTTCAAAAAGTGTTGATTGAAGATTTTACCGGACATCGTTGTGGCAATTGTCCTCGTGCACACGAAAAACTGCATCAACTTATTGTATTGTATGGTAATAAAATAATTGGTATAGCCTTGCACAGTGGTTTTTTTGCAACTCCTTTGCCACCGAGTTACCCTGCCGATTTTAGAACAAACGAAGCAGAAGAATTAGCTACTACTTTTGGTGTTACGCAATGGCCTATTGGTATGGTAAATCGTACGGCATACAACGGAAGTGTTTTACTCTCGCACGATGCGTGGTCGGAGGCTGTGGCTAACCTTATCAATCAAACACCCAAAGTTCATATTGCTATTCAAGCCAATTATCAAAATGCTTCCAGCAAAGTAGATGCTTCTATTTCCATTAAACTCCTACAAAACATAGATGTTCCCCTGAAGTTATGTGTATATCTTACTGAAGATAGTATTATATCTGCTCAAACCGACTACGATGTGAATCCAAACTTAATTCCAGATTATGTTCATATGCACGTATTCAGAGCTTCGTTTAATGGAACTTGGGGTAATGAGCTTTCACTCTCCGGCAAGCAAGTTGGCGATACTTTATTACGGCAGTTTAACCTGTCGTGGAATACAGCTTGGATAAAGAAAAATGCACATGTTGTTGCTTTTATTTATAATGCTAATGATAATACTGTTATTCAATCCGAACAAGCTAGTATTCAATAA
- the tilS gene encoding tRNA lysidine(34) synthetase TilS yields MSSSLEIWFKKYIEQNQLFTTNDKLLLAFSGGIDSVVLAHLLLKNNYCFELAHCNFQLRGNESNQDEQFAYTFANQHQLIIHSQTFDTKEFAIENKITIQEAARVLRYQYFYNLAKQQKCTYILTAHHLDDNIETVFLNIIRGTGLKGLCGIPIQNNQIVRPLLFATREQIKQYALNNDLAWREDSSNQTDKYTRNYIRHHILPKIQEIQPDIHNIFIKNLQHFTTSYQLLEELVNEKMHAFVQKKEHTLLILIDELKKISQAKLLLYHYLQPFGFNLSQIQQILEQNHQNGKTFTTSNYKAYIYKPYLTIIKNHNSNILQPYYIIEKNTKELLEPMHLIFNQFAINKDFEIPRYKHVAFIDSAHLSFPLYIRKWKKGDFFYPLGMNQRKKISDFLIDQKIPIYEKENIWILENKGEIVWVIGYRIDDRYKVTPQTQNILNIEWIK; encoded by the coding sequence ATGTCGTCGTCATTAGAAATATGGTTTAAAAAATATATCGAACAAAATCAACTTTTTACAACCAACGATAAACTTTTATTGGCATTTAGTGGAGGTATTGATTCGGTTGTCTTAGCTCATTTACTTTTGAAAAATAACTACTGTTTTGAACTTGCTCATTGCAATTTTCAACTTAGAGGCAATGAATCGAACCAAGATGAACAATTTGCCTACACTTTTGCTAATCAACATCAACTTATTATTCATAGTCAAACATTCGACACCAAAGAGTTTGCAATAGAAAATAAGATTACCATTCAAGAAGCAGCTCGTGTACTTCGCTACCAATACTTTTACAATTTGGCTAAACAACAAAAATGCACTTATATTTTAACTGCTCATCATTTAGACGATAATATTGAAACTGTTTTTTTGAATATAATCCGTGGTACTGGTCTAAAAGGATTATGTGGCATACCCATTCAAAACAATCAAATTGTACGACCCTTATTATTTGCTACTCGCGAACAAATAAAACAATATGCACTTAATAACGATCTCGCATGGCGTGAAGATTCTTCTAATCAAACGGATAAATATACTCGTAATTATATACGCCATCATATATTACCTAAAATTCAAGAAATTCAACCTGATATTCACAACATTTTTATTAAAAATCTACAACATTTTACAACCAGCTACCAATTATTAGAAGAACTAGTTAATGAAAAAATGCATGCCTTTGTTCAAAAAAAAGAACATACGCTTTTAATACTTATTGATGAACTCAAAAAAATATCACAAGCAAAATTATTGCTTTATCATTATTTACAACCCTTTGGTTTTAATCTTTCACAAATACAACAAATTTTAGAACAAAATCATCAAAATGGTAAAACATTTACCACCAGTAATTACAAAGCTTATATTTATAAGCCTTACTTAACCATTATTAAAAACCATAATTCAAATATACTACAACCCTATTACATAATTGAAAAAAACACCAAAGAGCTTTTAGAACCTATGCATCTTATTTTTAATCAATTTGCTATCAATAAAGACTTCGAAATTCCTCGTTATAAACACGTCGCTTTTATTGATTCAGCTCATTTATCTTTTCCGCTATATATTCGAAAATGGAAAAAAGGCGATTTTTTCTATCCACTTGGAATGAATCAACGAAAAAAAATCAGTGATTTTCTGATTGACCAAAAAATTCCCATTTATGAAAAAGAAAATATTTGGATATTAGAAAACAAAGGTGAAATTGTTTGGGTTATCGGCTATCGTATCGATGACCGTTATAAAGTTACCCCACAAACACAAAATATATTGAATATTGAATGGATTAAATAA
- a CDS encoding peptide MFS transporter, translated as MFKQHPKGLIAAALANMGERFGFYTMMAILVLFLQAKFGLSGTQAGLIYSIFYFSIYILAFVGGIIADRTRNYKGTILTGLIVMSLGYVMIAIPTPTPVPNKTLFLIISCIGLFVIAFGNGLFKGNLQALIGQMYDNEQYGKLRDSGFSIFYMFINVGALFAPLMAIGMRNGWLQHFGYKYNSGLPELCHRYLDGTITNEAMIKLNTLATEVSGKAVTDISAFVNDYLNVFTQGFHYAFAISVGAMIISLVIYLTNKKKFPTPQSKAKSTDSNNTSQVQMDAKEIKQRLYALFAVFGVVIFFWFSFHQNGLTLTYFAKDYTDLSGIAINLGFVNIQGAEIFQSINPFFIVLLTPILMGVFGWLRARGLEPSTPKKIAIGMLIAASAYFVMTLGSLGLPLKSELNAMGGLADADKVTPLLLVATYFILTIAELFISPLGISFVSKVAPPHLQGIMQGGWLGATAIGNQLLFIGAILYENVPIWLTWSVFVGVCLISMTTMLFMLKWLERVAK; from the coding sequence ATGTTTAAGCAACATCCCAAAGGATTGATCGCTGCTGCTCTTGCTAATATGGGCGAGCGTTTTGGTTTTTATACCATGATGGCTATTTTAGTTTTGTTTTTACAAGCTAAATTTGGACTAAGTGGAACACAAGCCGGTTTAATTTATTCTATTTTTTATTTTTCAATTTATATATTGGCCTTTGTAGGAGGTATAATTGCCGATAGAACTCGAAATTATAAAGGCACCATTTTAACAGGTTTAATTGTAATGTCGTTGGGATATGTAATGATTGCTATACCAACACCTACTCCTGTTCCTAATAAAACTTTATTTTTAATTATTTCGTGTATAGGATTGTTTGTTATTGCCTTTGGAAATGGACTTTTTAAAGGAAATTTACAAGCATTAATCGGTCAGATGTACGATAATGAGCAATATGGTAAACTCAGAGATTCTGGTTTTTCGATATTTTATATGTTTATTAATGTAGGTGCATTATTTGCTCCTCTTATGGCTATTGGTATGCGAAATGGTTGGTTACAGCATTTTGGATATAAATATAATTCAGGATTGCCAGAACTATGTCATCGATATTTAGATGGAACTATTACCAACGAAGCTATGATAAAGTTAAATACCTTAGCAACCGAAGTGAGTGGAAAGGCTGTTACTGATATTAGTGCTTTTGTTAATGATTATTTGAATGTATTTACACAAGGCTTTCATTATGCTTTTGCTATATCTGTTGGTGCTATGATAATTTCTTTAGTTATTTACCTTACAAATAAAAAGAAATTTCCAACTCCTCAATCGAAAGCTAAATCAACCGATTCTAATAATACTTCACAAGTTCAAATGGACGCAAAAGAAATAAAACAACGATTGTATGCATTGTTTGCGGTATTTGGAGTTGTTATATTTTTCTGGTTTTCGTTCCATCAAAATGGTTTGACGTTGACTTACTTTGCCAAAGATTATACCGATTTGAGTGGCATTGCTATTAATCTGGGGTTTGTGAATATTCAAGGAGCCGAAATATTCCAATCTATTAACCCATTTTTTATTGTGCTTTTAACTCCAATACTTATGGGGGTATTTGGGTGGTTAAGGGCTCGTGGTTTAGAACCATCTACACCTAAGAAAATTGCAATTGGAATGTTAATAGCCGCATCAGCATATTTTGTTATGACTTTAGGCTCTTTGGGATTACCCTTAAAATCAGAATTAAATGCTATGGGTGGATTAGCTGATGCTGATAAAGTTACGCCATTATTGTTAGTTGCTACGTATTTTATACTTACAATAGCCGAATTATTTATTAGTCCATTAGGAATATCGTTTGTGTCAAAAGTAGCACCTCCACATTTACAAGGTATTATGCAAGGTGGATGGTTGGGGGCAACGGCAATTGGTAATCAGTTATTGTTTATCGGTGCTATTTTATATGAAAATGTTCCTATTTGGTTAACATGGTCTGTTTTTGTTGGTGTTTGCTTAATTTCTATGACAACCATGTTGTTTATGCTTAAATGGCTTGAAAGAGTGGCTAAATAA
- a CDS encoding TIGR01212 family radical SAM protein (This family includes YhcC from E. coli K-12, an uncharacterized radical SAM protein.): MNVYRNFATYLKEKYGTRVQKISVNAGFTCPNRDGTKGLGGCIYCDNQTFSPDFTDYSIDIKNQLEKGIQYFSKKYPSQKYIAYFQNYTNTYAPLEVLKQKYIQSLAIPNVVGIAISTRPDCIDEALLKFLAELNKQYEVFIELGVESTFDKTLSLLNRCHSYKDVEKAAKIINQYNIWTTIHLILGLPGETMDDIKVHAHNINKLPIKAIKFHQLQVIKNTKLAQLYESKEVDVQPLCIDKYIDWVILFLEHLRTDIYIERFTSESPNDMVIAPHWGNIKNYHVVEMIRKKMNDLETFQGRWV; this comes from the coding sequence ATGAATGTTTACAGGAATTTTGCAACATATTTAAAAGAGAAATATGGTACTCGAGTACAAAAAATTTCTGTAAATGCTGGATTTACATGCCCTAATAGAGATGGAACAAAAGGATTAGGAGGATGTATATATTGCGACAATCAAACATTTTCACCCGATTTTACCGATTATTCTATTGATATAAAAAATCAGCTCGAAAAAGGGATACAATATTTTTCAAAAAAGTATCCAAGCCAAAAATACATAGCTTATTTTCAGAATTATACTAATACTTATGCGCCTCTTGAGGTCTTAAAACAAAAATATATTCAATCTTTGGCTATTCCTAATGTTGTTGGTATAGCCATTTCTACCAGACCTGATTGTATTGACGAAGCATTGTTGAAGTTTTTAGCAGAGTTAAATAAACAATACGAGGTTTTTATTGAGTTAGGAGTAGAGTCAACATTCGATAAAACATTGTCATTATTAAATCGTTGTCATTCATACAAGGATGTTGAAAAAGCGGCAAAGATAATTAACCAATATAACATTTGGACAACCATTCATCTTATTTTAGGATTACCAGGTGAAACTATGGACGACATTAAAGTTCATGCACATAATATTAATAAACTTCCGATAAAAGCGATTAAGTTTCATCAGTTACAGGTAATTAAAAATACTAAGCTTGCACAGTTGTATGAATCTAAAGAAGTTGATGTGCAACCCTTGTGTATTGATAAGTATATCGATTGGGTCATTTTATTTTTAGAGCATTTGCGTACTGATATTTATATTGAACGTTTCACAAGTGAATCGCCTAATGATATGGTTATTGCTCCACATTGGGGGAATATTAAAAATTATCATGTAGTTGAAATGATAAGAAAAAAAATGAATGATTTAGAAACATTTCAAGGCAGATGGGTATAA
- a CDS encoding anthranilate synthase component I family protein: MRRKLNIKVDNVALYKHQLYQYALNYPHFAILNSHHYPSKFPFIAALGAISILTPQKDFFDSLFYWKKNIHDWVFGHLSYDLKNEIEPLQSNNPDFIHFPLMSFFQPQIIIFINNSHVCYQYPERQTKKEIQKIHSDILSTPVEKIVNIPNFKQRMSREEYFHRFNQIKRHIQLGNIYEINFCQEFYCENFIANPALCFNELAQTTPMPFSAFYRHHHSFLLCASPERYLKKEGLKICSQPIKGTQKRSSANDIQNKHILENNAKEHAENVMIVDLVRNDLSRTANKNSVKVKELCKVYAFPTVFQMISTIESKVSPHIPFTDIIKTTFPMGSMTGAPKIKAMEIIEQYEKTKRGLFSGSVGYITPDNDFDFNVVIRSLQINQANNYANFITGGAITIQSEAENEYSECFVKAQGLLNALKTKIE, from the coding sequence ATGCGAAGAAAACTTAACATAAAAGTTGACAATGTTGCTTTATATAAGCATCAACTTTATCAATACGCCTTAAACTATCCGCATTTTGCCATTTTAAATTCGCATCATTACCCCTCCAAATTTCCGTTCATTGCTGCTTTGGGAGCAATTTCCATTTTAACTCCACAAAAAGACTTCTTTGATTCGCTTTTTTATTGGAAAAAAAACATACATGATTGGGTTTTTGGGCATTTATCATATGATTTAAAAAATGAGATAGAACCGCTACAATCAAATAATCCCGATTTCATTCATTTTCCTTTAATGAGCTTTTTCCAGCCACAAATCATAATTTTTATAAATAACTCACATGTTTGTTATCAATACCCTGAAAGACAAACAAAAAAAGAAATTCAAAAAATTCATTCTGACATTTTATCTACTCCCGTTGAAAAAATAGTCAACATTCCAAATTTTAAACAACGCATGAGCCGCGAAGAATATTTTCATCGATTTAACCAAATAAAACGACATATTCAACTTGGAAATATATACGAAATAAACTTTTGTCAAGAATTTTATTGCGAAAACTTTATTGCTAATCCGGCTTTGTGTTTTAATGAATTGGCTCAAACCACCCCGATGCCCTTTTCTGCATTTTATAGGCACCATCATTCATTTCTATTATGCGCCTCACCCGAGCGTTATTTAAAAAAAGAAGGACTAAAAATATGTTCCCAACCTATAAAAGGGACACAAAAACGCTCATCTGCTAACGATATTCAAAATAAACATATACTTGAAAATAATGCTAAAGAGCATGCCGAGAATGTGATGATTGTCGATTTAGTTCGCAACGATTTATCGCGAACAGCAAACAAAAATTCAGTTAAAGTTAAAGAATTGTGTAAAGTTTATGCTTTTCCAACCGTTTTTCAAATGATTTCTACTATTGAATCGAAAGTATCTCCTCATATCCCCTTTACCGATATTATAAAAACAACCTTTCCGATGGGCAGCATGACAGGCGCACCTAAAATAAAAGCAATGGAGATCATTGAACAATACGAGAAAACCAAAAGAGGTTTATTTTCTGGATCTGTTGGATACATTACACCCGATAACGATTTCGACTTTAATGTTGTAATTCGAAGTTTACAAATAAATCAAGCGAATAATTATGCCAATTTTATTACAGGAGGTGCTATTACTATTCAATCTGAAGCCGAAAATGAATATTCGGAATGTTTTGTAAAAGCTCAGGGCCTATTAAATGCATTAAAAACAAAAATAGAATAA